The following DNA comes from Noviherbaspirillum sp. L7-7A.
GCTGTTCGCCATTTAAAGTGGTACGTGAGCTGGGTTTAAAACGTCGTGAGACAGTTTGGTCCCTATCTGCCGTGGGCGTTGGAAGTTTGAAGGGGGCTGCTCCTAGTACGAGAGGACCGGAGTGGACGAACCTCTGGTGTACCGGTTGTCACGCCAGTGGCATTGCCGGGTAGCTAAGTTCGGAAGAGATAACCGCTGAAAGCATCTAAGCGGGAAACTCGCCTTGAGATGAGACTTCCCGGGAGCTTGACTCCCCTAAAGGGTCGTTCGAGACCAGGACGTTGATAGGCTGGGTGTGGAAGCGCAGTAATGCGTTAAGCTAACCAGTACTAATTGCCCGTGCGGCTTGTCCCTATAACCTTGATGGTGCATAGCGGCGCTGTGTGGTGCGTGACGTTCCGATACTCACAACCTGCAAGACAAGACATTGATCGTTGCATCACCCCTGCGAAGTGCAGGAGCGATGCGGCTGCTTCTTCCCTTTGGGTTGGATGTGGCGTGTGCCAGGCGAGGAGCCGGCAGCGCGACAGACAACCGACAAGTCATGCCTGATGACCATAGCGAGTTGGTACCACCCCTTCCCATCCCGAACAGGACCGTGAAACGACTTTGCGCCGATGATAGTGCTGCAACCAGTGTGAAAGTAGGTCATCGTCAGGCTGTTATTAGAAAACCCCCGGCGCCAGCAGGCGTCGGGGGTTTTTGCTTTGGGAAATCGAAAAATCGCTGTTCAAAATTTTTGGGGTTCGCACAACCGGCTTGAGCAGTTATTTTTTTGCCAGCTAGATGCTCTTTACGCTTTTATTGTTCTGCTGCACTGCTTGGTTGTTTCCCGGAATGAAAACATTCCCAGCCTAATTCCGAAAATTGATTCATAAGGGAAGTGAACGTGCAATAAACGTTGCTTGATTTCCTTTATTTCAGCATTCAATACAGTTCCTTCTGGAAATATGTTTAAATATTGTGTTTAGAAATATTTAATCCTGGCTTCGTAAATGCTTAAGCAAATTGAGACTCGTGAGTTGCGACTAGGGATGTACCTGCAGGAATTAACTGCATCATGGTTGGAAAATCCGTTCTGGCGCACATCTCGGTTGTTAAACAATCAGCAAGAAATAAACGATATCCTTGCCAGTAACATCAAGTTTGCAATCATCGATATATCAAAAGGCATTGATGTTCCAAACAGGCTAAACCACACAGTTCAGCCTGAGGTCGTTGCCAAGCCGGAAGCCATAATCGATCCGCCGGCAAGTATCAAGGTGCAGGCTGCCGTGCCGATTGAAGCTGAGTTCCAGCGCGCTGCGCAGATCTGTGCCCGCTCCAAGTCTGCAGTGATGTCGATGTTCAGCGAAATCAGGATGGGTAAAGCCATTCGTCTCGAAAACGCCGCATCGTTGGTGGAAGATATTTCCGAGTCGGTGAATCGTAACGTCAGCGCGCTCATTACTCTGGCCAGGCTGAAAAATCAGGATGACTACACTTACATGCATAGCGTGGCAGTGTGTGCATTAATGATCGCACTCGCAAAACAACTCGGTTTAACAGAAGAGCAGATCAAGGAAGCCGGTACTGCAGGCCTGCTGCACGATATCGGCAAGATGAGCGTCGATTCTTCCATCCTGAACAAGCCCGGCAAACTGACCGACCTGGAATTTGAGATAGTGCGGCGTCATCCTGAAGAAGGGCATCAGTATCTTTTGCAGGCAGGTGGTATCGGCAAAGCAGCACTGGATGTCTGCCTGCATCATCATGAACGTGTCGATGGTACGGGTTATCCATATCGATTAAAGGGCGAAGAACTGAGTCTGTACGCGAAAATGGGCGCGATATGCGATGTGTATGACGCCATTACATCGAATCGCCCTTACAAGGCAGGTTGGTGTCCAGCCGATTCGATCAAGAAAATGGCCAGCTGGAGTGGCACGCATTTCGATGCCGATGTATTCAAGGCGTTCGTCAAGACAGTGGGTATTTACCCTGTCGGTACGTTGGTCAGACTTACTTCCGGAAGGCTGGGCGTAGTCGTAGACCAAGGCGCCAGATCGCTGCTTGCTCCGCGTCTGCGCGTTTTCTTCTCCACCAAATCGAATACCTATTTACCGCCAGTGATGATCGATCTGTCCGCACCTGGCGAACGGGATAAGGTGGTTTGCTTCGAAGATGCTGATCAGTGGAAGATCAAGGATCTCGAGCGATTCTGGCGTTGCTGATGGTACGTGGCGCGCTCTGCATAGATTGCAAAACGCTGCCCGACAGACTCAGGTCACGACGCCGAACAGGGAGCCGATTCCCGATGTGACCGCCATGGCAAGCACGCCCCAGAAAACGATACGGATCGTGCTCCTTCCAATGTGCGCACCGCCAGCGAAGCCGGACAGCAGCCCCAGGAGCGCAAGAAAGGCGATCGATGCTGCTGCCAGCCAAAATGTCAGATTCTCTGCTGGTCCAAATGCCGTTACTGCCAAGGGCAGGGCCGCGCCAATGGCAAAACTGGCTGCAGAGCTGAACGCAGCCTGTAGCGGCCGGGCAGTACCCGATGGACTCATTCCAAGCTCATCGCGGGCATGGCTGCCGAGCGCGTCATGAGCCATCAACTGCTGCGCAACCTGATGCGCCAGATCCGGTTGCAGTCCTCGCTCGATATAGATGCCAGCAAGCTCGCGGTGTTCGCCTGCCGCGTCGTCTTTCAATTCACGGCGCTCCCGCTGCAGATCGGCATGCTCGGCATCCGCCTGCGAATGCACCGAAACATATTCTCCAGCCGCCATCGACATGGCGCCAGCAACCAGGCCAGCAAGGCCGGCAATCAGCAGAGCCTGATGGGAACCATTTGCCGAAGCCACCCCCAGCAACAGGCTGGCGGTGGAAACAATGCCGTCATTTGCACCTAACACCGCGGCGCGCAGCCAGCCGATGCGATGGCCGCGGTGAATTTCCGTGTGCCAGGTTCTCATAGCTTGTTATTTTTAACAGTGCCGGCTTGTCGGGGGGATTGATGAAAATCTCTTCCGCGCAACCAGCTGTGTTGGAAGGAAGACATTGCATTGAAACAGTCCGAAACATCTGTCGCATTATTGTAATACGTCACTTTTAAAAGTTTCGATAAGCTGTTGACGCAATTCATATTTTGCTTGTAATGTTCGAAAGAAATGGTTCTTTGTGGAAATAAAAGGAGTGGTAGGATGAATCAGCATACTGGCACAAAGTTTCGCCTGCAGAAAAAATCGCTGGGAATGCATCTGAACAAGTTTCAGGCGGCACTCTGTGTCGCCGTGTCAGCCGCCTTAAGCATTGGTCTGATTGTCTGGGGCGTGGAAGCCTTTATCTAGGACTTCGCATATCCGTGGATCTTGTATCCCGCTGCGGGTGCGATACGCTCCGATGCGGTAGTCCCTGATTTGCGCTGCTCAGACTGCGCCCAGCAGGAAAACCTTGGTCATCCGGTTTGCCGTGCCCTGCAGTTGCAGGGAAATTTCCAGGCCGGTATAGGCCGCGGCAGCGACGGCCGGTTGATTCGGCGTGACTGGTACGGTCGCTGCAGGCAAGGGTTCCATTTGCGGCGCATTGATATCGACAGCCCGCCAGTTATTGGCATTATTGGACCACACACGCACTGCAATCGATGTGACGCCAGCTTCCAGCGCAACTTCTTCCCGTGAAATGTTTTGCGGATTTTCCAGCCAGGCCGCATCCAGTTCCGCCAGATCCCTTGTCGGCCGCGATGCACGCCGGTAAAGAACCCCATCCCTGATGCGATAGGACACTACCTGCAGCCGAACCGGCTGGTTTTCCGTAGCCACCCTGCGGATCAGGATAAGGCGTTGCTGTTCGGCGGCCAGGGGCGGGTGGCCATAGGAAGTGTCGGGACTGACCACATTGGCGCAGTCACGCTCCATCTGTGCGAATGCCAGCTGTACTCCCCGCGTACGCTCCATTTCGGCAGTCAGGGCAATACGGCTGCGAACGATGCTGTCGAGCCCGCGCCATCCCAGCACCGCGACGACCGCCAATACGGTGATGGCAATGAGCAATTCAATCAGCGTCAAGCCTCGCTGTGATCTGACCATGCGCCTGGAACGGTTCGGAGCCATGTTGGATGAAGGTAAGAAGCGGATCAGATGAAGACCGTCGTGGATCGGGAAGAAAGTCACCGATTATCTCAGGTAACGCATTTTTATTCAGGCGCTCCCAAGGGGCAGCTGCAACGCCCGGCACTCGCGCACGATAACGCCCTGATCAGGGCTGAATACCCATGGGAGGATTGCCTCTGATGGCCAAATTGATTGCTATCAACGGCAATGGACGATATAAGGCCGAGCTTTCTGATTTATGCCTATTCTCATTCACCTTAACGCAATGCCCTAGCCGGCAACATCCCAGGTGAATACATGACGCAACCCAGAAAAGGCCAGGCGCCGGAAAAAGTCGATCGGACCGAGTTTCATCTGCGGTTCATGCGCTCGTTCGCCGACCCGGCCTTCCATCAGGCACAGGATGCGCTTGCGCAGGTGGAGCAAATCGCCTGGGAAAATTACACGGCTTCCCACAAGGCGCCGTTCACCGAAAAGGCTGGCCCCGCGTATGCCGACCCGAATTATGACCTGTCCAGCGAATGGCGGGACGCCAGCGAACGTCTGAAGAAGGCAGAGGCGTGGCAAAAGAATCCGCTGAGCCCGTCGCGGGTGCTGCTGATCTGCGGCGCTGCACGCAATGACGGAAGCTGTCCGGGAGAGATGTCCAAGACCTTCCGCATGATGCAGATGGCGCGCACCGTGCTGGAAGAAGCCCGGATGGAAGTCGATATTCTCGACCTGAGCCTGCTCATTTCCGACTACGGGCGGCAAATCCATCCCTGCAAGGGCTGCGCTTCCACCGCGATGCCGCTTTGCCACTGGCCCTGCAGCTGCTACCCCAATCATGGCCTGAACCAGGTCAATGACTGGATGAACGAGATTTACGAAAAATGGACTGCCGCCCATGCGGTGATCATCCTGACGCCTGTCTACTGGTACCAGACGCCCAGTGTGCTGAAGCTGATGATCGACCGTCTGGTATGCGCGGACGGCGGTAATCCGGACCCGACCACCACCTCCGGCAAGAATGCCGAGAAAGCCAAGGCGCTGGAACTGGCCGACTGGCCTTATCCCAAGCATCTGGCC
Coding sequences within:
- a CDS encoding HD-GYP domain-containing protein; its protein translation is MLKQIETRELRLGMYLQELTASWLENPFWRTSRLLNNQQEINDILASNIKFAIIDISKGIDVPNRLNHTVQPEVVAKPEAIIDPPASIKVQAAVPIEAEFQRAAQICARSKSAVMSMFSEIRMGKAIRLENAASLVEDISESVNRNVSALITLARLKNQDDYTYMHSVAVCALMIALAKQLGLTEEQIKEAGTAGLLHDIGKMSVDSSILNKPGKLTDLEFEIVRRHPEEGHQYLLQAGGIGKAALDVCLHHHERVDGTGYPYRLKGEELSLYAKMGAICDVYDAITSNRPYKAGWCPADSIKKMASWSGTHFDADVFKAFVKTVGIYPVGTLVRLTSGRLGVVVDQGARSLLAPRLRVFFSTKSNTYLPPVMIDLSAPGERDKVVCFEDADQWKIKDLERFWRC
- a CDS encoding VIT family protein; translated protein: MRTWHTEIHRGHRIGWLRAAVLGANDGIVSTASLLLGVASANGSHQALLIAGLAGLVAGAMSMAAGEYVSVHSQADAEHADLQRERRELKDDAAGEHRELAGIYIERGLQPDLAHQVAQQLMAHDALGSHARDELGMSPSGTARPLQAAFSSAASFAIGAALPLAVTAFGPAENLTFWLAAASIAFLALLGLLSGFAGGAHIGRSTIRIVFWGVLAMAVTSGIGSLFGVVT
- a CDS encoding prepilin-type N-terminal cleavage/methylation domain-containing protein, whose translation is MAPNRSRRMVRSQRGLTLIELLIAITVLAVVAVLGWRGLDSIVRSRIALTAEMERTRGVQLAFAQMERDCANVVSPDTSYGHPPLAAEQQRLILIRRVATENQPVRLQVVSYRIRDGVLYRRASRPTRDLAELDAAWLENPQNISREEVALEAGVTSIAVRVWSNNANNWRAVDINAPQMEPLPAATVPVTPNQPAVAAAAYTGLEISLQLQGTANRMTKVFLLGAV
- a CDS encoding flavodoxin family protein: MTQPRKGQAPEKVDRTEFHLRFMRSFADPAFHQAQDALAQVEQIAWENYTASHKAPFTEKAGPAYADPNYDLSSEWRDASERLKKAEAWQKNPLSPSRVLLICGAARNDGSCPGEMSKTFRMMQMARTVLEEARMEVDILDLSLLISDYGRQIHPCKGCASTAMPLCHWPCSCYPNHGLNQVNDWMNEIYEKWTAAHAVIILTPVYWYQTPSVLKLMIDRLVCADGGNPDPTTTSGKNAEKAKALELADWPYPKHLAGRAYGLVVHGDVAGIEGVRRSLSDWLDWMGLIAAGQKAKLDRFIGYYESYAESHEVLDRDEAMREEVRNVARAVAESVVQLRRGQLSQPDAALASPRPK